One genomic window of Corynebacterium sp. sy039 includes the following:
- a CDS encoding ABC transporter ATP-binding protein, whose protein sequence is MITFDHVSKSFKGREVLSDVSFEVPEGSITSLIGPNGSGKSTSLRILLQLETADSGAARFGDLDYSHYTQHARVGVSLDTMVHHPSRRAIDQMLWIAAAMGLTKKECYEKLDFVGLGDARRRRVKEFSLGMKQRLRIACALLGDPKVLILDEPVNGLDPEGIRWLREFLTDYCGQGNTVLITSHLMNELEQLATTFIFLNRGHIVEQVDRDTLRGKYQSLEQAYFSLTSSSKGDL, encoded by the coding sequence ATGATTACCTTTGATCATGTCAGCAAGTCTTTTAAGGGTAGAGAAGTATTGTCTGATGTATCTTTTGAGGTTCCAGAAGGTTCAATCACGAGTCTGATTGGTCCGAATGGTTCTGGAAAATCAACCTCATTGAGGATATTGCTGCAATTGGAGACTGCAGATAGTGGCGCAGCTCGGTTTGGTGATTTGGATTATTCCCATTACACGCAACACGCTCGTGTAGGAGTTTCCTTGGACACTATGGTGCATCATCCATCTCGTCGGGCGATTGACCAAATGTTATGGATTGCTGCGGCTATGGGCCTAACGAAGAAAGAGTGCTATGAAAAATTAGATTTTGTTGGTCTTGGTGATGCACGACGACGTAGGGTCAAGGAGTTTTCTCTTGGGATGAAGCAACGTCTGAGAATTGCGTGTGCTTTGCTGGGGGATCCCAAAGTGCTGATTTTGGATGAGCCAGTTAATGGTTTGGATCCTGAGGGGATTCGTTGGTTACGGGAATTTCTTACTGACTATTGCGGACAAGGTAATACGGTTCTTATTACTAGCCACCTCATGAATGAACTAGAGCAACTAGCGACGACCTTTATCTTCTTGAATCGTGGTCATATTGTCGAACAAGTTGATAGAGATACATTGCGAGGAAAATATCAATCACTAGAGCAGGCTTATTTTTCTCTCACGTCTTCTTCTAAAGGAGATTTGTGA
- a CDS encoding NADP-dependent oxidoreductase: protein MKALALTAYNKPFEWLESPIPEPDTHQITVEIKAVGINPLDNMIQQGQFKQLFPYKLPMIMGNEFSGIITKVGSGVSNWKVGDEVFARPDILTLGAFAEFVNVDVADIAPKPSQLSWEQAASIPLVLLTAIQAFTEKTQISAGSKVFIQGGAGGLGSIAVQVAKYLGATVATTVSTKDVELAHDLGADIVVDYRTQRYEDYVQDFDVVLDTLGGEETLRAMHTLKAGGTLLSVVAAPDAEFAAQLGKPLLKPVMSFLSRKQRKAAKQHNVTYKFLFMHASGHQLEQFTPALNDGSIRPVVGEIFAFDDLPQAIAQLSAKRSSSGKIVAVRQ, encoded by the coding sequence ATGAAAGCACTAGCACTGACCGCATATAACAAACCATTCGAGTGGCTCGAATCCCCCATACCCGAACCAGACACTCATCAAATAACTGTAGAAATAAAAGCAGTAGGCATTAACCCCTTGGATAACATGATTCAGCAGGGACAATTTAAGCAACTATTCCCATACAAACTACCGATGATCATGGGAAATGAGTTTTCTGGCATTATCACAAAAGTTGGCAGTGGCGTCAGCAATTGGAAAGTAGGCGATGAGGTTTTTGCCCGCCCAGATATCCTCACCCTCGGGGCATTTGCCGAGTTTGTCAATGTCGATGTGGCAGATATTGCACCGAAACCATCGCAGCTGTCCTGGGAACAAGCTGCCTCGATTCCTTTGGTATTACTCACTGCGATTCAGGCATTCACGGAGAAAACACAGATCAGTGCAGGATCAAAAGTATTTATCCAAGGCGGCGCTGGCGGCCTAGGCTCCATTGCGGTACAAGTCGCCAAATATCTTGGCGCAACTGTAGCCACCACAGTGAGCACCAAAGATGTCGAGCTCGCACATGATTTGGGCGCCGATATTGTGGTTGACTATCGCACGCAGCGATATGAGGATTATGTCCAAGATTTCGATGTCGTACTCGATACACTCGGCGGCGAAGAAACATTGCGCGCAATGCACACCCTTAAGGCGGGTGGCACATTGCTGAGCGTCGTCGCAGCTCCTGATGCGGAATTTGCCGCACAACTTGGTAAACCACTCTTGAAACCGGTCATGAGTTTCCTCAGCCGCAAGCAGCGTAAAGCCGCCAAACAACACAACGTGACCTACAAATTCCTATTCATGCATGCCAGCGGTCACCAGCTAGAGCAATTCACCCCAGCGCTTAACGATGGTTCCATCCGCCCGGTTGTAGGTGAAATTTTCGCTTTCGACGACCTTCCTCAGGCAATCGCACAGCTTAGTGCCAAACGTAGCAGCTCAGGAAAAATTGTTGCAGTGCGGCAATGA
- a CDS encoding ABC transporter ATP-binding protein, producing the protein MRQVRSVPGARLKALCAIILLCVGSGCTVMMPRLLGQVVDVVRDGSGNLGLLAGLMAAIALVGAISQGSGFYLLAVICERVIANLRSTMVGTALGLPLHNVEDAGTGDLVSRSTDDVAEVSAAISETLPVLTTSTFTIAATAVALTSLDPRLLAVALVTLPVYWWAARRYLKVAPGRYAQERAWMATRARRVLESIHGRATVRAFRMEQEVHGCIGEASEAVVTQGMRARMSMMVLSLWITVAEFILVAGVLSVGFLLVRADAVSVGTVTAAALMMIRIRGPIMMLMRVLDTIQSGYASLARIVGVVVDPPQPVPDYGAPAARGLIQLRDVEFSYPGAVAGGGVAGGAESGDGAEPGGVELGADPSDAEPTGGAAGGQAAVHGVSFEIQPGQTVALVGASGAGKSTIAALLMGLRVPSGGQVLLDGVPVSALSDAERSTRVAMVNQEAHTFSGSLREDVAIACENATDRQVWEALDAVGAGDWARGLECGLDTEVGAMGVRVDPVRGQQIALARVLLMDPAVVVMDEATAEAGSALAGELELAAQRVLEGRSALVVAHRLDQAVQSDRIMVMDSGQIIESGTHRQLLSAKGEYARLWEAWSRGR; encoded by the coding sequence ATGCGCCAAGTACGTTCCGTACCAGGCGCACGCCTGAAAGCATTGTGCGCCATTATCCTTCTGTGCGTAGGATCCGGCTGCACCGTGATGATGCCCCGCCTGCTAGGGCAAGTTGTGGACGTGGTGCGTGATGGTTCCGGGAACCTTGGGCTTCTCGCTGGGCTTATGGCGGCAATTGCCCTGGTTGGTGCGATAAGTCAGGGGAGTGGCTTCTATCTTCTGGCGGTCATCTGTGAACGCGTGATCGCCAACCTCCGCAGCACGATGGTCGGCACCGCCCTGGGGTTGCCCCTGCATAACGTTGAAGATGCGGGCACTGGGGATTTGGTCAGCCGCTCTACCGACGATGTTGCCGAAGTCTCTGCTGCTATCTCCGAAACCCTACCTGTGCTGACTACCAGCACATTCACTATTGCAGCGACGGCGGTAGCGCTGACTTCCCTTGACCCTCGCTTGCTGGCGGTAGCGCTTGTTACCTTGCCGGTGTATTGGTGGGCGGCGCGTCGTTATCTGAAGGTCGCGCCGGGGCGCTATGCGCAGGAACGTGCGTGGATGGCTACGCGGGCGCGTCGGGTGTTGGAGTCGATTCATGGGCGGGCGACGGTGCGCGCATTTCGTATGGAGCAGGAGGTACATGGGTGCATTGGGGAGGCATCCGAGGCTGTGGTGACGCAGGGGATGCGGGCACGTATGAGCATGATGGTGCTATCCCTATGGATTACTGTTGCCGAGTTTATCCTGGTGGCGGGTGTGTTGAGCGTTGGTTTTCTGTTGGTGCGCGCAGACGCGGTGAGCGTGGGGACGGTGACGGCCGCGGCGTTGATGATGATTCGTATTCGCGGTCCGATCATGATGTTGATGCGTGTGCTGGATACTATCCAGTCTGGGTATGCCTCCTTGGCGAGGATTGTGGGTGTGGTGGTGGATCCACCGCAGCCGGTGCCGGATTATGGTGCCCCTGCTGCGCGTGGGTTGATTCAGCTGCGTGATGTGGAGTTTTCCTATCCTGGCGCTGTTGCTGGTGGTGGTGTTGCTGGTGGCGCTGAGTCGGGTGACGGTGCTGAGCCGGGTGGCGTTGAGCTAGGCGCTGATCCGAGTGACGCGGAACCTACTGGCGGTGCTGCTGGCGGGCAGGCCGCGGTGCATGGCGTGTCTTTTGAGATTCAACCGGGACAGACTGTGGCGCTGGTGGGTGCGTCGGGCGCAGGGAAATCCACAATCGCAGCGCTACTGATGGGCTTGCGTGTGCCCAGTGGAGGCCAGGTGTTGCTGGATGGTGTGCCCGTGTCCGCGCTGTCCGACGCCGAGCGTTCCACCCGCGTAGCAATGGTGAACCAAGAAGCCCACACTTTCTCCGGCTCGCTGCGCGAAGATGTGGCAATCGCCTGCGAAAATGCCACTGACCGGCAGGTGTGGGAAGCCTTGGATGCGGTTGGGGCTGGTGATTGGGCGCGCGGGTTAGAGTGCGGCCTGGATACGGAAGTGGGGGCTATGGGGGTTCGGGTGGATCCCGTGCGGGGGCAACAGATTGCATTGGCGCGGGTGCTGTTGATGGATCCTGCTGTGGTGGTGATGGATGAGGCTACTGCGGAGGCTGGTTCGGCGCTGGCGGGGGAGTTGGAATTGGCTGCTCAGCGGGTGCTAGAGGGACGTAGTGCGTTGGTGGTAGCCCACCGACTAGACCAAGCTGTTCAGTCTGACCGTATTATGGTGATGGATTCCGGGCAAATTATCGAATCTGGTACCCATCGGCAGCTCCTGAGCGCCAAAGGTGAGTATGCGCGCCTGTGGGAGGCGTGGTCAAGGGGGAGGTGA
- a CDS encoding sensor histidine kinase gives MRFIPLIFSMLYAILYLIQALQPSWLSITDLILAILLCIATGLLETRKYLVLGAFLILGSVCAWQLAFIHALPNNTGITLYIVLVPWALYKLARSSHTHSAALGCLFAGAGSIISPLMWRIKEYDFGYGLTYLERPQDIASMLVAHWSVILLVLLWGKREREKQVQVRAEERTRIAAEVHDTLAHSLAVIRMQASAGIYAPDQAQQALQTIQQIAGEGIEEVRTFISSLHSDATQTSLATVIDRFRSSGMDIDAELDNHLPPSTIMYKALSETLTNAAKHQLNAKVYIRATYNKSFELDILSIGPIQQGKGNGIGLKNLQEKIAAHDGIFSFRIDGEKAHTHICLSINN, from the coding sequence TTATCCCATTAATTTTTAGTATGCTCTACGCAATCCTCTACCTAATTCAGGCATTGCAACCATCATGGTTGAGCATTACAGATCTCATACTCGCCATATTGCTGTGCATAGCAACAGGATTACTAGAGACAAGAAAATATCTCGTCCTTGGGGCATTCCTTATTCTTGGCAGTGTATGCGCATGGCAATTAGCTTTTATTCACGCATTGCCTAACAATACAGGCATCACCCTATATATAGTCCTTGTCCCTTGGGCTCTTTATAAACTTGCCCGCTCATCACATACCCATAGTGCTGCATTGGGATGCCTCTTTGCCGGGGCAGGATCTATCATTTCACCGCTGATGTGGCGAATTAAAGAATATGACTTTGGTTATGGTCTTACCTATCTTGAGCGCCCACAAGATATTGCGTCAATGCTAGTGGCACACTGGTCAGTCATTCTTCTCGTGTTGCTGTGGGGCAAGCGTGAACGAGAAAAACAAGTGCAAGTTCGAGCAGAAGAACGTACACGTATCGCTGCTGAAGTACATGACACTCTTGCCCATTCTCTCGCTGTGATTCGTATGCAAGCATCAGCTGGAATATACGCCCCAGATCAGGCTCAACAGGCACTACAAACCATTCAACAAATAGCCGGAGAAGGAATTGAAGAGGTACGTACCTTTATCTCCAGTTTGCATTCCGACGCCACCCAAACCAGTCTTGCCACTGTAATTGATAGATTCCGCAGCAGCGGTATGGATATTGACGCTGAGCTGGATAATCATCTTCCACCTTCAACCATCATGTATAAAGCACTCAGCGAAACGCTCACTAACGCCGCAAAACATCAACTTAATGCAAAAGTTTATATACGAGCTACATATAACAAGTCCTTTGAGCTAGATATCTTATCTATTGGTCCCATACAACAAGGAAAAGGCAATGGCATAGGGCTGAAAAATTTACAAGAAAAAATAGCGGCACATGACGGAATCTTCAGTTTTAGAATAGATGGAGAAAAAGCACATACTCATATATGCCTTTCAATAAATAATTAA
- a CDS encoding helix-turn-helix domain-containing protein, with product MSKGNHENPSLTQCPIARTVAIIGEKWSLLILRDLARGMNKFSEIQQSLGCPKNLLSTRLKTFERAGIIARNEYREAGARARQAYYLTESGKALIPVLLALQDWGEEYLLP from the coding sequence TTGTCAAAAGGAAATCATGAAAATCCGTCGCTAACCCAATGTCCCATAGCGCGCACAGTGGCAATTATTGGCGAAAAGTGGAGTTTGCTTATTCTGCGTGACCTTGCGCGCGGGATGAACAAGTTTAGTGAGATACAGCAAAGCCTTGGGTGTCCTAAAAATTTACTCTCGACGAGACTCAAGACGTTTGAGCGGGCAGGAATAATTGCTCGCAATGAATATCGGGAAGCGGGTGCAAGGGCACGGCAAGCGTATTACCTTACAGAATCGGGAAAAGCATTGATCCCTGTGCTGCTCGCATTACAGGATTGGGGCGAAGAGTATCTTTTACCGTAA